Proteins encoded together in one Portunus trituberculatus isolate SZX2019 chromosome 39, ASM1759143v1, whole genome shotgun sequence window:
- the LOC123515377 gene encoding ethanolamine kinase 1-like isoform X2 — MPLQLDLEIKGTDKAELQDGARTIALKVHPEWNKDTLQFQVYTSGITNQLIGVWQDEKNRQLLVRVYGQGTDLFIDREAERNNIEVLHKVGCAPELLAVFKNGISYAFTIGIPTTTTLIVQEPVWRGVTQELAKFHKTEGGDITKASLFPKIYHFLNLIPEKFDEARQKRLEERKYTKVHLGQEISDLEKCLTTLGCPIVFSHNDILLGNVIWDEPTKKASFIDFEYGAANYQAYDIANHFNEFADMASSGLMNIFEGKMNSWASLQKSNRRRLLINVLLLPYF; from the exons ATGCCGCTGCAGCTTGATCTGGAGATAAAGGGCACAGACAAAGCTGAGCTGCAGGATGGTGCCAGGACCATTGCCCTCAAGGTGCATCCTGAGTGGAATAAAGACACGTTACAGTTCCAG GTGTACACGAGTGGCATCACCAACCAGCTGATTGGTGTGTGGCAGGATGAGAAGAACAGGCAGCTGCTGGTGAGGGTATACGGCCAAGGCACAGACTTGTTCATtgacagagaggcagagaggaacaACATTGAG GTTTTACACAAAGTTGGCTGTGCACCAGAATTACTTGCTGTCTTCAAGAATGGGATCAGTTATGCATTCACCATTGGAatccccacaaccaccacattaATAGTCCAAGAGCCAGTCTGGAGAGGCGTCACTCAGGAGCTAGCAAAGTTTCATAAAACTGAG GGAGGAGACATCACAAAGGCATCACTATTCCCCAAAATTTACCATTTTCTGAACCTCATACCTGAGAAATTTGATGAAGCAAGGCAAAAAAG ACTGGAGGAACGCAAGTACACCAAAGTTCACCTGGGGCAGGAAATCAGTGACCTTGAGAAGTGCCTCACTACTTTAGGGTGTCCAATTGTGTTCTCCCATAATGATATTCTTCTGGGAAACGTGATCTGGGATGAACCAACCAAAAAAGCCAGCTTCATAGATTTTGAGTACGGGGCAGCAAACTACCAGGCGTATGACATTGCCAATCACTTCAATGAATTTGCAG ATATGGCATCATCAGGTTTGATGAATATTTTCGAAGGAAAGATGAATTCTTGGGCCTCTCTCCAAAAGAGCAATAGAAGAAGATTActtattaatgttttattgtTACCATATTTTTAA
- the LOC123515377 gene encoding ethanolamine kinase 1-like isoform X1, protein MPLQLDLEIKGTDKAELQDGARTIALKVHPEWNKDTLQFQVYTSGITNQLIGVWQDEKNRQLLVRVYGQGTDLFIDREAERNNIEVLHKVGCAPELLAVFKNGISYAFTIGIPTTTTLIVQEPVWRGVTQELAKFHKTEGGDITKASLFPKIYHFLNLIPEKFDEARQKRLEERKYTKVHLGQEISDLEKCLTTLGCPIVFSHNDILLGNVIWDEPTKKASFIDFEYGAANYQAYDIANHFNEFAGVDEVDYSLYPSKEFQCRWLRSYLAHYFGKSETEVDEKEIEKWYIWSNKFALASHLFWGTWAFVQAHYSCIDFDFLEYGIIRFDEYFRRKDEFLGLSPKEQ, encoded by the exons ATGCCGCTGCAGCTTGATCTGGAGATAAAGGGCACAGACAAAGCTGAGCTGCAGGATGGTGCCAGGACCATTGCCCTCAAGGTGCATCCTGAGTGGAATAAAGACACGTTACAGTTCCAG GTGTACACGAGTGGCATCACCAACCAGCTGATTGGTGTGTGGCAGGATGAGAAGAACAGGCAGCTGCTGGTGAGGGTATACGGCCAAGGCACAGACTTGTTCATtgacagagaggcagagaggaacaACATTGAG GTTTTACACAAAGTTGGCTGTGCACCAGAATTACTTGCTGTCTTCAAGAATGGGATCAGTTATGCATTCACCATTGGAatccccacaaccaccacattaATAGTCCAAGAGCCAGTCTGGAGAGGCGTCACTCAGGAGCTAGCAAAGTTTCATAAAACTGAG GGAGGAGACATCACAAAGGCATCACTATTCCCCAAAATTTACCATTTTCTGAACCTCATACCTGAGAAATTTGATGAAGCAAGGCAAAAAAG ACTGGAGGAACGCAAGTACACCAAAGTTCACCTGGGGCAGGAAATCAGTGACCTTGAGAAGTGCCTCACTACTTTAGGGTGTCCAATTGTGTTCTCCCATAATGATATTCTTCTGGGAAACGTGATCTGGGATGAACCAACCAAAAAAGCCAGCTTCATAGATTTTGAGTACGGGGCAGCAAACTACCAGGCGTATGACATTGCCAATCACTTCAATGAATTTGCAG GAGTCGATGAGGTGGATTACAGTTTGTATCCAAGTAAGGAATTCCAGTGCCGTTGGCTGCGCAGCTACTTGGCTCACTACTTTGGGAAGAGTGAGACAGAAgttgatgaaaaggaaatagaaaagtggTACATCTGGTCCAATAAGTTTGCCCTGGCATCTCATCTCTTCTGGGGCACCTGGGCCTTTGTTCAAGCCCACTACTCCTGCATAGACTTTGATTTCCTTGA ATATGGCATCATCAGGTTTGATGAATATTTTCGAAGGAAAGATGAATTCTTGGGCCTCTCTCCAAAAGAGCAATAG
- the LOC123515376 gene encoding protein brambleberry-like isoform X2: MRLLVVILVIFLVNQCQGGLFSWLFKKKKDEERQDKAAAAPNSNGHLENPAEAKEVATTAKIPFEIKSSDEKFLKEATELGTIKLSELDVCHHKVVLALEKSCGELNEEDLSKVAVNLLNCQSAIEDRAVFPCTSDMSLSECTRNMDSNTWNAYHIVSNRARAVCYASRQEQFGAKTQMAVNVLMQTAEEQIKSMSDLQEGQMALGKATSDTLDSLSQGHEHLKHQQQQLSTAHQHVHSYISLNLRELSREKKLIASGQKELALITESIKRKIEEAKQQLMSQEDKQRASHDVILQDLSRIQDNALKIWQKLNASTQNILLAHEETVQQYSRLSDDVQRMNATVHHLMDMLQSTRQGVEDQLSWITSLVGGTDNTVQKVYTCVLHSGYFLVAMISATFLQVPYLTRVALVVLVPLNAFSEIKHETSLQFSTLTTVLALCIIVNLTLSCLWSLYKHHKKSKCEEKSFLHLTGSVLERTQELDQHSSLQYGNNRSASTSSSSPSSSLLKNCDFSSDEEEEEHSPVAPSSISFLRRSTLSGGKVNTLETHKEADCLVQDSDPESEHITPEKNGELDTTAKTLSNVRCRLLDHIDTYQPKMFHHNLSVDKGNTASSSPLKETVLNRSIVSSKSLTPRKLCASVCKNGQLCRNMVTGGSVYCHRHGGSSRESTPMSRGTSRRNTPLRS; encoded by the exons ATGAGATTGCTGGTGGTAATACTCGTGATATTTCTAGTGAACCAGTGCCAAGGGGGACTGTTTTCATGGCTgttcaagaagaagaaagacgaggagaggcAGGACAAGGCAGCGGCAGCGCCCAACTCAAATG GACACTTGGAAAATCCAGCAGAAGCTAAAGAAGTTGCTACAACTGCCAAAATTCCATTTGAGATCAAGTCTTCAGATGAGAAGTTTTTGAAGGAGGCCACAGAGCTTGGCACCATCAAACTGTCAGAGTTGGATGTGTGCCACCATAAG GTTGTCCTTGCTCTTGAGAAGTCTTGTGGAGAGCTGAATGAAGAGGATCTGTCCAAAGTGGCTGTGAATCTTTTGAACTGTCAGTCTGCAATTGAAGATCGAGCAGTGTTTCCCTGTACAAGTGATATG TCTCTTTCTGAATGCACCAGAAACATGGATTCCAACACGTGGAATGCTTACCACATCGTGTCTAACCGTGCCCGAGCTGTGTGTTACGCATCCCGGCAGGAACAGTTTGGAGCCAAGACTCAGATGGCTGTGAATGTTTTGATGCAGACTGCTGAGGAACAGATAAAGTCCATGAGTGATTTACAG GAGGGTCAGATGGCACTGGGGAAAGCTACGTCTGACACCCTTGACAGCCTCAGCCAGGGTCATGAGCATCtgaagcaccagcagcagcagctctcCACAGCACACCAGCATGTCCACAGCTACATTTCACTCAATCTGAGAGAGCTGTCAAGAGAGAAGAAGCTGATTGCATCTGGACAGAAGGAACTTGCTCTTATAACAGAGTCAATCAAACGGAAAATTG AGGAAGCAAAGCAACAACTAATGAGCCAAGAAGACAAGCAGAGAGCCAGCCATGATGTGATTCTCCAGGATCTCTCAAGGATACAGGACAATGCACTCAAGATCTGGCAAAAGCTTA ATGCCAGCACACAAAACATCCTGCTCGCCCATGAAGAGACAGTGCAGCAGTACAGCCGCCTGAGTGACGACGTGCAGCGGATGAATGCCACAGTGCACCACCTCATGGACATGCTGCAGTCCACCAGGCAGGGGGTGGAGGACCAGCTGTCGTGGATCACCTCCCTGGTTGGTGGCACGGACAACACTGTGCAGAAGGTGTACACTTGTGTCCTCCACTCTGGCTATTTCTTGGTGGCAATGATCTCGGCGACTTTCCTACAG GTGCCATACTTAACCCGCGTGGCCCTGGTGGTTCTGGTGCCACTCAATGCTTTCTCAGAGATCAAGCATGAAACAAGTCTGCAGTTCTCCACACTCACCACCGTCTTGGCTCTGTGTATCATTG TGAATCTGACATTGTCCTGCTTGTGGAGTCTGTATAAGCATCACAAGAAGTCTAAGTGTGAGGAGAAGTCCTTCCTTCACCTAACTGGAAGTGTTCTGGAGAGGACACAGGAACTGGATCAACACTCATCACTACAATATGGCAATAACAG atctgccagcacctcctcctcctccccatcttcatCATTACTAAAAAATTGTGATTTCTCcagtgatgaagaggaagaggaacattcTCCTGTTGCACCATCAAGCATCTCCTTCCTGAGAAGAAG CACGTTAAGTGGAGGTAAAGTAAATACATtggaaacacataaggaagctgacTGCTTAGTACAAGACTCAGACCCAGAATCAGAACACATCACACCAGAGAAGAATGGAGAGCTAGATACAACGGCAAAG ACCTTGTCCAATGTTCGCTGTCGTCTGCTTGACCACATTGATACTTATCAGCCCAAGATGTTTCACCACAACTTATCAGTCGACAAGGGAAACACAGCCTCAAGTAGTCCCTTGAAAGAAACTGTACTGAATAGAAG TATTGTGTCATCAAAAAGTCTCACACCACGGAAACTTTGTGCTTCTGTTTGTAAAAATGGACAGTTGTGTCGTAACATGGTCACAGGAGGAAGTGTGTATTGCCACAGGCATGGTGGAAGCTCCCGTGAGAGCACCCCGATGTCCAGGGGGACCTCTCGGAGAAACACTCCTCTCCGTAGTTGA
- the LOC123515376 gene encoding protein brambleberry-like isoform X1: MRLLVVILVIFLVNQCQGGLFSWLFKKKKDEERQDKAAAAPNSNGHLENPAEAKEVATTAKIPFEIKSSDEKFLKEATELGTIKLSELDVCHHKVVLALEKSCGELNEEDLSKVAVNLLNCQSAIEDRAVFPCTSDMSLSECTRNMDSNTWNAYHIVSNRARAVCYASRQEQFGAKTQMAVNVLMQTAEEQIKSMSDLQEGQMALGKATSDTLDSLSQGHEHLKHQQQQLSTAHQHVHSYISLNLRELSREKKLIASGQKELALITESIKRKIEEAKQQLMSQEDKQRASHDVILQDLSRIQDNALKIWQKLNASTQNILLAHEETVQQYSRLSDDVQRMNATVHHLMDMLQSTRQGVEDQLSWITSLVGGTDNTVQKVYTCVLHSGYFLVAMISATFLQVPYLTRVALVVLVPLNAFSEIKHETSLQFSTLTTVLALCIIVNLTLSCLWSLYKHHKKSKCEEKSFLHLTGSVLERTQELDQHSSLQYGNNRSASTSSSSPSSSLLKNCDFSSDEEEEEHSPVAPSSISFLRRRVFSSTLSGGKVNTLETHKEADCLVQDSDPESEHITPEKNGELDTTAKTLSNVRCRLLDHIDTYQPKMFHHNLSVDKGNTASSSPLKETVLNRSIVSSKSLTPRKLCASVCKNGQLCRNMVTGGSVYCHRHGGSSRESTPMSRGTSRRNTPLRS; the protein is encoded by the exons ATGAGATTGCTGGTGGTAATACTCGTGATATTTCTAGTGAACCAGTGCCAAGGGGGACTGTTTTCATGGCTgttcaagaagaagaaagacgaggagaggcAGGACAAGGCAGCGGCAGCGCCCAACTCAAATG GACACTTGGAAAATCCAGCAGAAGCTAAAGAAGTTGCTACAACTGCCAAAATTCCATTTGAGATCAAGTCTTCAGATGAGAAGTTTTTGAAGGAGGCCACAGAGCTTGGCACCATCAAACTGTCAGAGTTGGATGTGTGCCACCATAAG GTTGTCCTTGCTCTTGAGAAGTCTTGTGGAGAGCTGAATGAAGAGGATCTGTCCAAAGTGGCTGTGAATCTTTTGAACTGTCAGTCTGCAATTGAAGATCGAGCAGTGTTTCCCTGTACAAGTGATATG TCTCTTTCTGAATGCACCAGAAACATGGATTCCAACACGTGGAATGCTTACCACATCGTGTCTAACCGTGCCCGAGCTGTGTGTTACGCATCCCGGCAGGAACAGTTTGGAGCCAAGACTCAGATGGCTGTGAATGTTTTGATGCAGACTGCTGAGGAACAGATAAAGTCCATGAGTGATTTACAG GAGGGTCAGATGGCACTGGGGAAAGCTACGTCTGACACCCTTGACAGCCTCAGCCAGGGTCATGAGCATCtgaagcaccagcagcagcagctctcCACAGCACACCAGCATGTCCACAGCTACATTTCACTCAATCTGAGAGAGCTGTCAAGAGAGAAGAAGCTGATTGCATCTGGACAGAAGGAACTTGCTCTTATAACAGAGTCAATCAAACGGAAAATTG AGGAAGCAAAGCAACAACTAATGAGCCAAGAAGACAAGCAGAGAGCCAGCCATGATGTGATTCTCCAGGATCTCTCAAGGATACAGGACAATGCACTCAAGATCTGGCAAAAGCTTA ATGCCAGCACACAAAACATCCTGCTCGCCCATGAAGAGACAGTGCAGCAGTACAGCCGCCTGAGTGACGACGTGCAGCGGATGAATGCCACAGTGCACCACCTCATGGACATGCTGCAGTCCACCAGGCAGGGGGTGGAGGACCAGCTGTCGTGGATCACCTCCCTGGTTGGTGGCACGGACAACACTGTGCAGAAGGTGTACACTTGTGTCCTCCACTCTGGCTATTTCTTGGTGGCAATGATCTCGGCGACTTTCCTACAG GTGCCATACTTAACCCGCGTGGCCCTGGTGGTTCTGGTGCCACTCAATGCTTTCTCAGAGATCAAGCATGAAACAAGTCTGCAGTTCTCCACACTCACCACCGTCTTGGCTCTGTGTATCATTG TGAATCTGACATTGTCCTGCTTGTGGAGTCTGTATAAGCATCACAAGAAGTCTAAGTGTGAGGAGAAGTCCTTCCTTCACCTAACTGGAAGTGTTCTGGAGAGGACACAGGAACTGGATCAACACTCATCACTACAATATGGCAATAACAG atctgccagcacctcctcctcctccccatcttcatCATTACTAAAAAATTGTGATTTCTCcagtgatgaagaggaagaggaacattcTCCTGTTGCACCATCAAGCATCTCCTTCCTGAGAAGAAG GGTGTTTAGCAGCACGTTAAGTGGAGGTAAAGTAAATACATtggaaacacataaggaagctgacTGCTTAGTACAAGACTCAGACCCAGAATCAGAACACATCACACCAGAGAAGAATGGAGAGCTAGATACAACGGCAAAG ACCTTGTCCAATGTTCGCTGTCGTCTGCTTGACCACATTGATACTTATCAGCCCAAGATGTTTCACCACAACTTATCAGTCGACAAGGGAAACACAGCCTCAAGTAGTCCCTTGAAAGAAACTGTACTGAATAGAAG TATTGTGTCATCAAAAAGTCTCACACCACGGAAACTTTGTGCTTCTGTTTGTAAAAATGGACAGTTGTGTCGTAACATGGTCACAGGAGGAAGTGTGTATTGCCACAGGCATGGTGGAAGCTCCCGTGAGAGCACCCCGATGTCCAGGGGGACCTCTCGGAGAAACACTCCTCTCCGTAGTTGA